Proteins encoded together in one Falco peregrinus isolate bFalPer1 chromosome 2, bFalPer1.pri, whole genome shotgun sequence window:
- the ASB5 gene encoding ankyrin repeat and SOCS box protein 5 isoform X2 yields MTTNTAVQRSQNLPKRRLESIGECPAKRKASWGILTSQGSWADRSPLHEAASQGRLLSLKTLLSQGYNVDTLTIDQVTPLHEACLGDHVGCARILLEAGANVNATTIDGVTPLFNACSRGSAACAELLLEYGAKAQWESCLPSPTHEAASRGHSECLEVLISWGIDVDQDLPHLGTPLYVACVSQQIHCIRKLLYAGANVQKGKHLETPLHAAAQHSSTEIVNLLLEFGADINAKNTDFERPVDLAAPSSLVERLLLLHEATPSSLCQLCRLCIRNYIGRARLHLVPQLQLPTILKNFLQYR; encoded by the exons ATGACAACAAACACTGCTGTTCAGAGAAGCCAGAATCTCCCCAAAAGACGCCTAGAAAGTATAGGGGAGTGTCCTGCGAAACGAAAAGCTAGCTGGGGTATTCTGACCAGCCAAG GTTCTTGGGCAGATCGCTCACCTCTGCATGAGGCAGCCAGTCAAGGACGTCTTCTTTCTCTAAAGACTTTATTGTCACAG GGGTACAATGTAGACACACTAACAATTGACCAAGTAACTCCACTTCATGAAGCCTGCCTGGGAGATCACGTAGGATGTGCAAGAATCCTTCTTGAAGCAGGAGCAAAT gTGAATGCTACAACAATTGATGGAGTGACACCTTTATTTAATGCATGCTCGAGAGGCAGTGCAGCATGCGCCGAGCTCCTGTTGGAGTATGGTGCCAAAGCTCAGTGGGAGTCCTGCCTTCCCTCACCAACTCATGAAGCAGCCAGCAGAG GTCACAGTGAATGTCTGGAGGTACTGATATCCTGGGGCATAGATGTGGATCAAGACCTTCCTCATCTAGGAACACCCCTGTACGTAGCCTGTGTTTCACAGCAGATCCATTGTATTCGAAAGCTTCTTTACGCAG GTGCCAAtgtgcagaaaggaaagcatttggAAACTCCACTccatgctgctgcccagcatTCTAGTACAGAGATCGTAAACCTACTCCTTGAATTTGGGGCAGACATAAATGccaaaaatacagattttgagAGGCCTGTTGATTTAGCTGCTCCAAGCAGTTTAGTGGAGAGactgctcctcctccatgaAG cCACACCATCTTCTCTTTGTCAGCTCTGCCGACTATGTATTCGAAATTACATAGGAAGAGCTAGACTGCATCTTGTCCCACAACTCCAGTTGCCGACAATACTGAAGAATTTCTTGCAGTATAGATAA
- the ASB5 gene encoding ankyrin repeat and SOCS box protein 5 isoform X3 — protein sequence MSRICNCNWLEVPWGDGDLGSWADRSPLHEAASQGRLLSLKTLLSQGYNVDTLTIDQVTPLHEACLGDHVGCARILLEAGANVNATTIDGVTPLFNACSRGSAACAELLLEYGAKAQWESCLPSPTHEAASRGHSECLEVLISWGIDVDQDLPHLGTPLYVACVSQQIHCIRKLLYAGANVQKGKHLETPLHAAAQHSSTEIVNLLLEFGADINAKNTDFERPVDLAAPSSLVERLLLLHEATPSSLCQLCRLCIRNYIGRARLHLVPQLQLPTILKNFLQYR from the exons ATGAGTAGGATTTGTAATTGCAATTGGCTGGAAGTGCCATGGGGAGATGGAGATTTAG GTTCTTGGGCAGATCGCTCACCTCTGCATGAGGCAGCCAGTCAAGGACGTCTTCTTTCTCTAAAGACTTTATTGTCACAG GGGTACAATGTAGACACACTAACAATTGACCAAGTAACTCCACTTCATGAAGCCTGCCTGGGAGATCACGTAGGATGTGCAAGAATCCTTCTTGAAGCAGGAGCAAAT gTGAATGCTACAACAATTGATGGAGTGACACCTTTATTTAATGCATGCTCGAGAGGCAGTGCAGCATGCGCCGAGCTCCTGTTGGAGTATGGTGCCAAAGCTCAGTGGGAGTCCTGCCTTCCCTCACCAACTCATGAAGCAGCCAGCAGAG GTCACAGTGAATGTCTGGAGGTACTGATATCCTGGGGCATAGATGTGGATCAAGACCTTCCTCATCTAGGAACACCCCTGTACGTAGCCTGTGTTTCACAGCAGATCCATTGTATTCGAAAGCTTCTTTACGCAG GTGCCAAtgtgcagaaaggaaagcatttggAAACTCCACTccatgctgctgcccagcatTCTAGTACAGAGATCGTAAACCTACTCCTTGAATTTGGGGCAGACATAAATGccaaaaatacagattttgagAGGCCTGTTGATTTAGCTGCTCCAAGCAGTTTAGTGGAGAGactgctcctcctccatgaAG cCACACCATCTTCTCTTTGTCAGCTCTGCCGACTATGTATTCGAAATTACATAGGAAGAGCTAGACTGCATCTTGTCCCACAACTCCAGTTGCCGACAATACTGAAGAATTTCTTGCAGTATAGATAA